A segment of the Desulfofundulus luciae genome:
GCTTTTTTTGCTTCGCAGACCACGGGAAGCATGGGTACTTTTACCCTGGCGTAGTCGTCCCTGTAAAAGATGGCCAGGCTCCATATGTGGTTGGGAATCCACAATACTACCAGGGCGGCTATGAGAAGAGGCAGCAAATCCACCTTACCCGTTACGGCAGTCCATCCGAAGAGTGCCGGCAGGCCGCCGGAAAAACCGCCCAGGATGATATTCCAGGAACTCCTGCGCTTCAGCCAGAGGCTGTAGATGCCCACATAACCGATCATGCCGCCCCAGAGGCAGGCAAAAGCAATGGGGTTGACCGTCCAGCCGAGGATGAGGGAGGAAACGAAGAGGAACAGCCCCCAGTACAGGGCCCGCACCGGAGGATTGATCCTTCCGTCGGGAATGGGCCGTTTGCGGGTCCGGATCATACTTGCGTCCAGATCCCGGTCGATATAACAACTGACGGCGTTGGCGCCGGCACAGGCCAGAGTTACAGCCGCTATGGCAGCCACAAACTGAAAAGTCGATATAGGCCCGTTTATGGCACCTGCCACCACCATGGTAGCCAGTGCCGTAAAAACCAGCAGGACCACGGAACGGGGCTTGGTTACTTCCAGGTATGCCAGTACAGTAGTCCGAAAATCCGCCCGGGTTTTGCTGATACTGGTGGTTTCT
Coding sequences within it:
- a CDS encoding heme o synthase, giving the protein MNIETTSISKTRADFRTTVLAYLEVTKPRSVVLLVFTALATMVVAGAINGPISTFQFVAAIAAVTLACAGANAVSCYIDRDLDASMIRTRKRPIPDGRINPPVRALYWGLFLFVSSLILGWTVNPIAFACLWGGMIGYVGIYSLWLKRRSSWNIILGGFSGGLPALFGWTAVTGKVDLLPLLIAALVVLWIPNHIWSLAIFYRDDYARVKVPMLPVVCEAKKALHCLLSTVILMVLFSILIYFAGSWGTVYLMTAILTGLSAIGLSTYVYLRPTPQNAWLLFKFSSPYLFLLFLGMMADAWL